GGCTTCGCCGCCCGCGGACTCGAGGTCACTGGCATCGACATCGCCCCCGAGTTGCTCGAAGTCGCACGCCGAGCTGCCGTCGAGCGCGAACTGTCCGCTCACTTCGTCGAGGGGCGCGCCGAAGCCGCCGGCCAGGACGACGCCGGCTTTGACCTCGTGAGCGCGGGTCAATGCTGGTGGTGGTTCGACGCGGACAAGACCATCGAAGAGGTCAAGCGCATCCTCGCCCCAGGCGGTCGCCTGCTCATCTGCAACTTCAGCTACGTGTCCCTGCCCGGCAATGTCGCCGGCCGTACCGAGGACCTGATTCTGCAGCACGACCCTGGCTGGCCCAAGGCGGGCTGGCGTGGCGTGCACCCCGAGCAGGTGCAAGCTCTCGATCGCGGGGGCTTCCAGCACATCGAGAGCTTCAGCTATGTGACCAACGTGCCATTCACGCACATGGACTGGCGCGGCCGCATCCGCACCTGCAACGGTGTCGGCTCCGCTCTCAGCGACGACCAGGTCGAGCGCTTCGACACTGAGCTGGCCGAACTACTCGCCCGCGAGTTCCCGGGTGAACTCTGCGTGCCGCATCGCGTCTTCGCGACCAGCGGGATCAAAGCCTGAAAGACCGCCACCGCAGACAGCCGGACCTTCCGTGGTTCAGGCGAACCATGCAGTCGTCCGATCGCACCCACACCTTGGGCGCCGCCAACACGAACATGAGCGCCTCCTAGGCCGGCAAGTCACTCAAGAGGTACTCGATGACATCGCCGGCGGTGTAGGTGTGAGCGTCCTCGGGAAGGAAACGAGCCACGTCGGCAATGTCGTCTCCGGAAGTCAGCAGATGACGTTCCGGGGCTCCTGATCTCTGGGTTTGGCCGAGTCCGATGTTGGCAAGCAGGGCGTTGCACAGACACCTGCGACCCACCGTGTCCTCCTTCGATCCACCTTTGGCCACGAAGTCGTCTATCGGTTCTGCCGGACAGCGCCATCCAAATGATCCGTCCGCGCGCTGATACGCATGCCGGAGGTATCCGAGATCGCAGACCCGCTCGCGCCCTGCGTATACCTCGGGTTCAGAAAGGGTCCCCTCCAGGTTCACAACCTTGAAAGGGAAGCCGGTGGGTGACGCCGCCGGATCCGTGAAGATTCGAGCCCGGCCTTGCCGGCTCAGCTCCAACACCCGCCGTTTCGTCGCGGGTTCCAACCCCGACTCCTCACAGAAGGCGAAAGCGGTCCCTACCTGCACCCCGGTGGCACCCAACTGGAGGGCGTCGGCAATCGCTTCCGGTTCGGCGCGCGACCCGGCCAGCCAAAACGGGAGGCCGAGCTCGCGGATCACGTTGAGATCGGGGATGTCTCGGTCGCCGTAGACAGGCTCTCCGGAGTCGGTCAACTGGAGCCTGCCACGTGGTGGCGCGTTGTGACCGCCGGCGGTGGGCGCCTCAACGACAAAACCGTCCACGTGCGATTCGGTCCTCCGGGTCAGCATCGTTGCCAGCACATCCGAAGACACGATGGCCAGAAAAAATGGGCGCTTCACCTTGGGAGGGTCACCACCGGTGTACGCAACCGGGTCGAACTCGGTGACCGTGTCGGCATCCCGGGCGGCGCCTTTCACGTCGAACTTCAGGCGGACTCGCAGATTCTCGGCCAGCCGATCCAACACTCCCGGAATGGCACGGGGGATTCCCGCCCCCATCAACACGTGATCCACGCCGGCCAGCATCGCCCCATACAGCGACGCCAAGGTCGGCAGCTGAACCTTCTCCAAGAAGTTGATCCCCACCGGATTCCCGTGTCCCTCCTTGGCCAAGAACACCTCAACGAAGTTGGAGGCCACCAACAGATCTCGGAGACGGCGCGATGGTGTCGCCTTCAACATCGGCTTTGAGCGGAAACGAGCCTTGGGAGGCTTGCCGCCCTGCAAGAAATACCGATCGAGGATACGAGCAGCGACACCGGGGACAGGAAAAGCCTCCAGTGCCCGCCGAACATGTCCACCGACGTCACCCAGCTGCAAGCGACGCACCAGGACCGCATCGATCCCGGTGCCCGACACAACTCCGAGCTGACCGGCGCAGGAAACCGCAGAGGCGAGCCGCCAGCCCGAAACCCCGACTCCCATACCGCCCTGAATCAACACCGGATGCCCGTTGGTCATGATCAATGCTCTCTCTACTCGACTAGGTCCCGATCGCAACAAATGGCGGTCGTACCACCGATCGTCGCACGGTCAGACTCATATGCGGAACAAAAGGTCACCGGAAACCGGTAATCCTGTCCGTAGTCTGGTGATAAGCAGTGGGTATTCCATCCGTCGGCTTCTCGTGAGCATCCGGCCGCAGCTCCGTGACGAACGCAAGAACCCCTCTGGCGGTCACTGCCTCTCCAAGCGTGTCGCATTCGACCCGCCGGTAGAGCCCGATCAGACGGTACGGCTGCGAAACCCCCCTACGCCTGTCGACAGAGATTCAACAGAGGACCTGTCACTGAAGAATGCGGCGTGGCTGACATCTCGATGGCTTGGGAAAACGCGCGTCACGCCTGCGGAGGGGACGAGTCGGTCGGCACGTGTGTGACTGCGAGCGATCTCCCGGGGGTGCCGGTCACCCGGCTACTTCGCCGGATGCCCGACTGGGATGAGATACAGCGGTTCGTGGTCACTCGGAAGCCCCAATACCCTCTGCACCTGATCGTCGTAAAAGGCACCGAT
The window above is part of the Gammaproteobacteria bacterium genome. Proteins encoded here:
- a CDS encoding nitronate monooxygenase encodes the protein MTNGHPVLIQGGMGVGVSGWRLASAVSCAGQLGVVSGTGIDAVLVRRLQLGDVGGHVRRALEAFPVPGVAARILDRYFLQGGKPPKARFRSKPMLKATPSRRLRDLLVASNFVEVFLAKEGHGNPVGINFLEKVQLPTLASLYGAMLAGVDHVLMGAGIPRAIPGVLDRLAENLRVRLKFDVKGAARDADTVTEFDPVAYTGGDPPKVKRPFFLAIVSSDVLATMLTRRTESHVDGFVVEAPTAGGHNAPPRGRLQLTDSGEPVYGDRDIPDLNVIRELGLPFWLAGSRAEPEAIADALQLGATGVQVGTAFAFCEESGLEPATKRRVLELSRQGRARIFTDPAASPTGFPFKVVNLEGTLSEPEVYAGRERVCDLGYLRHAYQRADGSFGWRCPAEPIDDFVAKGGSKEDTVGRRCLCNALLANIGLGQTQRSGAPERHLLTSGDDIADVARFLPEDAHTYTAGDVIEYLLSDLPA
- a CDS encoding methyltransferase domain-containing protein, with translation MSKDAGSIDHEGRVIDFGHTAVDYERHRPGFPESFFDRLVHSRWIAAGERALDLGTGTGSLALGFAARGLEVTGIDIAPELLEVARRAAVERELSAHFVEGRAEAAGQDDAGFDLVSAGQCWWWFDADKTIEEVKRILAPGGRLLICNFSYVSLPGNVAGRTEDLILQHDPGWPKAGWRGVHPEQVQALDRGGFQHIESFSYVTNVPFTHMDWRGRIRTCNGVGSALSDDQVERFDTELAELLAREFPGELCVPHRVFATSGIKA